TGTTAATTGCTCTCCACTTGGTGAGGAAATGACCCACAATGGTTTTGTACTTAGAGTAGTGTTCTTAACACTACACGCTGCAAAAAGAAGGAGCAGTAACAGGAATCGAAGACTTGTTTTCATGATTTTAAACTCGTTTATTTTATACACTATTTAATCACTGTAATTTATAAAAAAACTACAACAGCATCCATAAATAAAAATTCAAAGTTCTGATAAACAAATACCTAAAGATACTTATTTTGACTTATTGAATTTCTATTGCAATGACTAACAAATGTAAACGATTTGAAACATTTTATGATGCTTTAAACATCAATCTAATGTTATCATACCGTTAGACAACTGTTTTATGACAAGTAACTATTTAAAGAATCCCGAAAGATTTTCATCTGATGAGGCTTTTTTTAAACAATAAATTATTTTTTATTCTTCTTATTTTTGTTTGCTTTAGCCATAGCTTTCTGTTTAGCGATTTCTTCACACAACTTAATTCTTTACTTTCTCAAATAGAAAAAAGGGAAATTAGTGCTAATTTTAAACTCTGGATTTTAGTATCAAATTAAAGACACCGTATTTTATGAAATGGATTACTAGAGAAAGACCTAAAATTGACCGATTGGCCTGTCCTTGGCTGATAAAAAATTTTGTAGACAAAGAAGCCGAATTCATATACGTCCCATTCGATGAGGTTTGTGAAAAAGCAAAAGAATTAGATGCCATTCCTTTTGATATCCCTAATGTTGAGTTTACGCATTATAACGAACAAAGTACGTTTGACTATATCATAAAAAAGTACAAAATAGAGGATTCCGCCATTTTGATTATGGCTGATATCATTCGTGGTGCAGATACTGACAGGCATGATATGGCAAAAGAATCGGCTGGACTTTGGGCGATTTCAGCTGGATTGTCCCATAACATTACAGACGACTATAAACTATTAGAAACAGGAATGGTTATCTACGAGGCACTATACAGTTGGGCCAAATATTTATACCAACAAAATCATTTACAAAATAGTCCGTTTGAAAACTTGTTACATGAGGTATACAACAAATTTTTAAAGGATAAAAAGACCACCACTAAGAAAACGCCTGCTTGGGTCAAAGATTTAAAAGAGATTATTCAAGACCAAATAGACACTCAATTTACTTTCGACCTAAAAAAGATTTCAACTGATTTAGAGCTTAATCCTTCCTATTTATCAAGAGAGTTTTCCAAATATTTTGAGGACCTCAATTTTGGTGACTATGTTAGAAAATTACGAATCGAAAAAGCAATTACCCTTATTCAAAATTCAACCTATACTCTTACCGAAATAGCCTATATTGGAAAAACCGGTCAAATTGACCACCACTTTCCAGTTCAAATTGACCACCTGATTTTGGTGTAAATTGACCATTAAAAACTACTGACTTTTTCATGTTGTTAGAACCATACATTCGTTAAAAAAATACGGATTATGGCAAACAAAATAACAGACATGAGTAAAATTAGAAAAGTAATTAAATTCTATTGCAATGGAAAAAGCAAGTTATTTATAAGTAGCTACTTATCCCTTTCCAGAAACACGGTAAAGAAGTATATTTCTTTATTTGAAGTCCTAGAATTAAGCATTGAAATAATTAATGAAAAAACAGATGCCGAACTAGAACTTTTGTTTTCACACACTACCGTGGAATCAATTAATCCCAAATTACAGACACTCCACAATTTTTTTCCTAAAATGGAGCGGGAACTAAAAAAAGTTGGAGTTACCATACAACACATGTGGGAGCAATATATTGCCGTAAACCCTGATGGCTACAGAAGTTCACAATTTAGCCATCATTACAAAATATGGGGTAAACGGGTCAATCCAGTAATGCATATGAATCACAAAGCCGGTGATAAAATGTATGTGGATTATGCTGGAAAAACACTCTCCTTTATTGATAAAGATACGGGTGAAATCAAGGAAGTGCAGTTTTTTGTAGCCATATTGGGAGCTAGTCAATACACCTATGCCGAAGCTTCCATGAGCCAACAAAAAGAAGATTTTGTTGCTTCGGTAGAAAATGCCATGCGTTTTTTTGAAGGCACTCCTGCGGCAATTGTTCCAGATAATTTAAAATCTGCAGTAATAAAAAGCAGTCGTTTTGAACCGACAATCAATGAAACCTTGGCTGATTTAGCGGAACATTACGAAACTACAATCTTGCCCGCCAGAGCCTATAAACCAAGAGACAAGTCATTGGTTGAAGGAGCTGTCAAGATATTGTACCGAAGGATTTATGTAAATCTAAATGAAAACAAATTCTTTAGCCTTGAAGAATTAAACCAGCAGATATGGGATTTATTAGACACTCATAATAACCGAAAACTCACAGGGCGCCCTTACTCTCGTTTGGAATTGTTTTTAGAAGACGAGAAACAAAAACTGCGCCCATTACCACAAGAACGCTTTGAAATCAAATACCAATCCTTTGCAACGGTGATGCAAAATGGACATGTTCAATTAAGTCAGGACAAAAATTACTATAGCGTTCCGTATCAATACGTAAAGAAAAAAGCGAAACTGCTGTATACCAAATCAACGGTAGAGATTTATTATAAATACAATCGGATAGCTGTCCACACACGAAATTACAAACCTTATATCTATACCACAATCCCGGAACATCTGGCCAGTACGCATCAATTTGTAGCCCAGTGGAGCGCTGCCCGCTTCATTGATTGGGCAAGCAGTATTGACGAGTCGGTAGGAGAATATATTATGCAGATAATCGAAAGCAGAAACCATCCTGAACAGGCTTATAAAAGTTGTTTGGGAATACTGAACTTCGAGAAAAAGGTAGGCAAGCAACGATTAATAAATGCCTGCAAGCGGGCACTTGATTTTAAAATTTACAATTTTAAGACGATACAGAACATTTTGGAAAATAACCTAGACCATATTGATTTTGAACAGGAACAGGAGCAGGAACTCCCGAGCCACGGTAACATAAGAGGAAAACATTATTACAACTAAATTAAATCTTGAAAACATGAATGAATCCACAGTAACAAAAATGAAACAGATGAAGCTTTATGGCATGTTCAATGCTTTTAAAACAGCCATTGAGAGCGGAAAAACAGACCATTACACACTCGATCAGTTTGTATCGATGATTATTGATGCAGAATGGGACGAAAGGCACAATCGTCGTATTGAACGCAGTATCAAGAATGCCCGATTCCATTACAAATCAAATATTGAAAGTGTCAATTTTGATGTATCGCGTAATCTTGACAGAAACATGGTACTGCGTCTGGCAGAATGCGAATTTGTAGAAAAAAACGAAAACATTTTAATCACTGGAAGTACAGG
This region of Flavobacterium lacustre genomic DNA includes:
- a CDS encoding chromate resistance protein ChrB domain-containing protein, translated to MKWITRERPKIDRLACPWLIKNFVDKEAEFIYVPFDEVCEKAKELDAIPFDIPNVEFTHYNEQSTFDYIIKKYKIEDSAILIMADIIRGADTDRHDMAKESAGLWAISAGLSHNITDDYKLLETGMVIYEALYSWAKYLYQQNHLQNSPFENLLHEVYNKFLKDKKTTTKKTPAWVKDLKEIIQDQIDTQFTFDLKKISTDLELNPSYLSREFSKYFEDLNFGDYVRKLRIEKAITLIQNSTYTLTEIAYIGKTGQIDHHFPVQIDHLILV
- the istA gene encoding IS21 family transposase: MANKITDMSKIRKVIKFYCNGKSKLFISSYLSLSRNTVKKYISLFEVLELSIEIINEKTDAELELLFSHTTVESINPKLQTLHNFFPKMERELKKVGVTIQHMWEQYIAVNPDGYRSSQFSHHYKIWGKRVNPVMHMNHKAGDKMYVDYAGKTLSFIDKDTGEIKEVQFFVAILGASQYTYAEASMSQQKEDFVASVENAMRFFEGTPAAIVPDNLKSAVIKSSRFEPTINETLADLAEHYETTILPARAYKPRDKSLVEGAVKILYRRIYVNLNENKFFSLEELNQQIWDLLDTHNNRKLTGRPYSRLELFLEDEKQKLRPLPQERFEIKYQSFATVMQNGHVQLSQDKNYYSVPYQYVKKKAKLLYTKSTVEIYYKYNRIAVHTRNYKPYIYTTIPEHLASTHQFVAQWSAARFIDWASSIDESVGEYIMQIIESRNHPEQAYKSCLGILNFEKKVGKQRLINACKRALDFKIYNFKTIQNILENNLDHIDFEQEQEQELPSHGNIRGKHYYN